The following are encoded in a window of Astyanax mexicanus isolate ESR-SI-001 chromosome 6, AstMex3_surface, whole genome shotgun sequence genomic DNA:
- the LOC125802383 gene encoding zinc finger protein 271-like, with translation MKPSPDMEKHQHSAKSFTKRSDLKKHQRIHTGEKPYHCSDCGKSFNQQSDLKKHQRIHTGEKPYHCSDCGKSFNQQITLKLHQRIHTGEKPYHCSDCGKRFNQLSNLKTHQRIHTGEKPYHCSDCGNSFTALSTLKQHQRIHTGEKPYHCTDCGKSFNQENHLKIHQRIHTGEKPYHCSDCGKSFNQESNLKIHQRIHTGEKPYHCSDCGRSFNLQSNLKLHQRIHTGEKPYHCSECGKSFTQQSKLKLHQHIHTGEKPYSCSDCGKSFTQQSKLEIHQRIHTGEKPYSCSDCEKSFNEQSTLKKHQRIHTGEKPYHCSDCGKSFTQQGNLKIHRRIHTGEKPYHCSECGKSCTEMSALIKHQRIHTGEKPYYCSDCGKSFTQQNNLKNHQRIHTGEKTISNLSHDN, from the coding sequence atgaagccaagtcccgacatggagaaacatcagcactctgccaagagttttactaaacggagtgatctcaaaaaacaccagcgcattcacacaggagagaaaccatatcactgctcagactgtgggaagagttttaaccaacagagtgatctcaaaaaacaccagcgcattcacacaggagagaaaccgtatcactgctcagactgtgggaagagctttaatcaacagattactctcaaactgcaccaacgcattcacacaggagagaaaccgtatcactgctcagactgtgggaagagatttaatcAACTGAgtaatctcaaaacacaccagcgcattcacacaggagagaaaccgtatcactgctcagactgtgggaacagttttactgCACTGAGTACTCtcaaacaacaccagcgcattcacacaggagagaaaccgtatcactgcacagactgtgggaaaagttttaatcaaGAGAATCATCTTAAAATAcatcaacgcattcacacaggagagaaaccatatcactgctcagactgtgggaaaagttttaatcaagagagtaatctcaaaatacaccaacgcattcacacaggagagaaaccttatcactgctcagactgtgggaggagttttaatctacagagtaatctcaaactgcaccagcgcattcacacaggagagaaaccgtatcactgctcagaatgtgggaagagttttactcaacagagtaaactcaaactgcaccagcacattcacacaggagagaaaccgtattcctgctcagactgtgggaagagttttactcaacagagtaaactcgaaatacaccaacgcattcacacaggagagaaaccgtattcctgctcagactgtgagaagagttttaatgaacagagtactctcaaaaaacaccagcgcattcacacaggagagaaaccgtatcactgctcagactgtgggaagagttttactcaacagggtaatctcaaaatacaccggcgcattcacacaggagagaaaccgtatcactgctcagagtgtgggaagagttgtACTGAAATGAGTGCTCTcataaaacaccagcgcattcacacaggagagaaaccgtattactgctcagactgtgggaagagttttactcaacagaataatctaaaaaatcaccagcgcattcacacaggagagaaaactatctcAAATTTGTCCCACgacaattaa